Proteins encoded within one genomic window of Columba livia isolate bColLiv1 breed racing homer chromosome 1, bColLiv1.pat.W.v2, whole genome shotgun sequence:
- the GDAP2 gene encoding ganglioside-induced differentiation-associated protein 2 isoform X2, with product MDPLGAPSQFVDVDSLPGWTDAYEAKQLDSRQNPVQKAQVDIRSPFPYRKDINAKIILWKGDVALLNCTAIVNTSNESLTDKNPVSESIFMHAGPDLRDELQKLKGCRTGEAKLTKGFNLAARFIIHTVGPKYKSRYRTAAESSLYSCYRNVLQLAKEQAMCSIGFCVINSLKRCYPLEDATHIALRTVRRFLEIHGETLEKVVFAVSELEEATYQKLMPLYFPRSLEEEIQSLPYLPADIGNAEGEPVVPERQIRITEKPGVPDDASDEEGLEADLSFIGSHAFARMEGDVDKQRRLILQGQLSEAALQKQHQRNYNRWLCQARAEDLSDIASLKALYQTGVDNYGRTVMVVVGRNIPVTLIDMEKALLYFIHVMDHIAVKEYVLVYFHTLTNDYNQLDSNFLKKLYDVVDVKYKRNLKALYFVHPTFRSKENGPYYSSYPPSPDL from the exons ATGGATCCCTTGGGTGCTCCTTCCCAGTTTGTGGATGTTGACAGTCTTCCAGGCTGGACTGATGCCTATGAGGCTAAGCAGCTGGACTCTCGCCAAAATCCTGTTCAAAAAGCTCAAGTTGACATTAGATCACCTTTTCCATACAGGAAAGACATCAATGCGAAAATAATCTTATG GAAAGGAGATGTAGCATTATTGAACTGCACAGCCATAGTAAATACCAGTAATGAGTCTCTCACTGATAAGAATCCTGTGTCTGAAAGTATATTCATGCATGCTGGGCCTGACCTGAGGGATGAACTCCAGAAGCTCAAAG ggtGCAGGACAGGCGAGGCTAAACTCACCAAAGGATTTAATTTGGCTGCACGTTTCATCATTCACACAGTGGGACCCAAATACAAGAGCCGGTATCGCacagctgcagagagttctCTATACAGCTGTTACCGCAATGTTCTGCAGCTTGCAAA GGAACAGGCAATGTGCTCCATAGGATTTTGTGTCATTAACTCTCTGAAAAGATGCTACCCCTTGGAAGATGCAACCCACATAGCACTGC GCACAGTTAGAAGGTTCCTGGAGATTCATGGAGAGACTCTGGAGAAGGTGGTGTTTGCAGTCTCTGAGCTTGAAGAG GCCACTTACCAGAAGTTGATGCCTCTGTATTTTCCGAGATCGTTGGAAGAAGAGATACAATCCTTGCCTTACCTCCCTGCAGATATTGGCAATGCAGAAGGGGAGCCTGTAGTACCAGAGCGGCAGATCAGGATTACTGAAAAGCCGGGTGTTCCAGATG ATGCTTCAGATGAAGAGGGTCTGGAGGCAGATTTGTCTTTCATTGGTTCCCATGCTTTTGCCCGCATGGAGGGAGATGTTGACAAACAGAGACGCCTCATCCTTCAAGGACAGTTGTCAGAGGCAGCGCTGCAAAAACAGCATCAGAGGAA TTATAATCGCTGGTTGTGTCAGGCAAGAGCTGAAGACCTCTCTGATATTGCTTCTCTTAAAGCCTTGTACCAGACAG GTGTGGATAACTATGGCCGCACAGTGATGGTGGTGGTTGGAAGGAATATCCCCGTAACATTGATAGACATGGAAAAG gctcttctgtattttatcCATGTCATGGATCACATTGCAGTGAAGGAATACGTCCTGGTGTACTTTCATACACTCACAAATGATTACAATCAACTAGACTCTAATTTCTTGAAGAAACTCTATGATGTTGTTGATGTCAA GTACAAGAGGAACTTAAAGGCACTGTATTTTGTCCATCCAACATTTCGCTCAAAG
- the WDR3 gene encoding WD repeat-containing protein 3 yields MGLTRQYLRYEPAALFGLVASARGNAVFVALRGERGRYVAVPACEHVFVWDTRKGEKVLILKGLKQEVSYLCPSPDGLHLAVGYEDGSIRVFSLLSGEANITFNGHKAAVTALQYDHLGGRLVSGSKDTDVIVWDVINESGLYRLRGHKDAVTQVLFLKEKNLLVTSGKDTLVKWWDLDTQHCFKTLVGHRTEVWGMALISEEKRLITGSADSELRVWDIMYIQEVKDPDEPESKKSKGSSTGAEENTEEDETLELDEHPEERLIKCSKVGSIMREGRDRVVTLGTDRMGKVLACHGTDAVLEVFSVLSEEEVQKKLEKKMKKAKKKAKQNSEEEPEGTVELSLQEEIQRVTNIRASSKIKSFDLILSPKGELKIVLLLQNNIVELYHLNLSAQVPQAVRASKITIGGHRSDVRTLAFSSDNIAILSAAAESIKIWNRSTLQCIRTMDCEYALCSLFVPGDRQVIVGTKTGKLQLYDLASGSLMETLNAHDGAVWSIALSPDQRGVVTGGADKCVKFWEFELVKDESSIQKRLSMKHVRVLQLDEDVLCVRYSPNQKLLAVSLLDCTVKIFYVDTLKFFLSLYGHKLPVLCMDISYDGTLIATGSADRNVKIWGLDFGDCHRSLFAHDDSVMYLQFVAKSHLFFTAGKDSKIKQWDADKFEHIQTLEGHHQEVWCLALSPNGDYVVSASHDKSLRLWERTREPLILEEEREMQREAEYEDSVAKEEQPVVAGETQGETGLAGKKTIETIKAAEQIMEAIELYREEMAKLKEHKAICKAAGKEVPYPVNPILRAYGNVTPSAYVLEVFKKVKSSELEESLLVLPFSYVPDLLKLFNEYIHLGSDIELLCRALLFLLKIHFGQITSNHMLVTVIENLKKTTISRVSEARDVLGFNMAGLQYLKREIEAKDDVTFFADATDRFEEKKRKRKKKEKMILAVL; encoded by the exons ATGGGGCTCACCCGGCAGTACCTGCGCTACGAGCCGGCCGCGCTCTTCGGGCTGGTGGCCAGCGCCAGGGGCAACGCGGTTTTCGTGGCTCTACGCGGCGAGCGGGGCCGTTACGTGGCCGTGCCCGCCTGCGAGCACGTCTTCGTCTGGGACACGCGGAAAGGAGAGAAG GTTCTTATCCTTAAGGGTCTCAAGCAGGAGGTCAGTTACCTCTGCCCCTCTCCGGATGGGTTGCACTTGGCTGTTGGGTATGAAGATGGATCAATTCGTGTCTTCAGCCTCCTAAGTGGAGAAGCAAATATCACTTTCAATGGACACAAAGCTGCAGTTACAGCCCTGCAGTATGACCATCTGGGTGGACGACTGGTATCTGGCTCAAAG GACACAGATGTCATTGTGTGGGATGTCATCAACGAGAGTGGTCTCTACCGGCTGAGAGGACACAAGGATGCTGTTACTCAAGTCCTTTTCTTGAAGGAGAAGAACCTGTTGGTCACCAG cggCAAAGACACATTGGTGAAATGGTGGGATCTGGATACTCAGCATTGCTTCAAGACTCTGGTTGGACACCGTACCGAG GTTTGGGGGATGGCTTTGATATCTGAAGAGAAGCGTCTGATCACTGGGAGTGCTGACAGTGAGCTGAGAGTATGGGATATCATGTACATCCAGGAG GTAAAAGACCCTGATGAGCCAGAAtccaagaaaagcaaagggtCTTCAActggagcagaagaaaacactgaagaggATGAGACCCTAGAGCTGGATGAACATCCTGAGGAA CGCCTCATAAAGTGCAGCAAAGTTGGATCTATCATGCGGGAAGGGAGAGACCGAGTGGTTACTCTTGGCACAGACCGAATGGGCAAGGTTTTGGCCTGCCAT GGAACTGATGCTGTTTTGGAAGTGTTCTCTGTCCTTTCTGAAGAGGAAGTCCAAAAgaaattggaaaagaaaatgaagaaagcaaagaaaaaagccaa ACAGAACTCTGAAGAGGAGCCTGAAGGGACTGTGGAGCTGAGCCTGCAGGAGGAGATTCAGCGGGTCACTAACATCAGAGCTTCTTCTAAAATCAA GTCATTTGACTTGATTCTCTCTCCAAAAGGAGAGCTGAAGATTGTACTGCTGCTCCAGAACAACATCGTTGAGTTGTACCACCTGAACCTGTCAGCACAAGTCCCACAGGCTGTCCGTGCATCCAAGATAACCATTGGAGGCCACCGCAGTGATGTCAGGACGTTGGCTTTTAGCTCCGACAACATTGCCATTctctcagcagctgcagagtcCATAAAGATTTGGAACAG ATCAACCTTGCAGTGTATCCGGACAATGGATTGTGAGTATGCACTCTGCTCGCTCTTTGTCCCAGGAGATCGGCAGGTCATCGTTGGCACCAAG AcaggaaagctgcagctgtATGACCTGGCTTCTGGGAGTCTGATGGAGACACTTAATGCTCACGATGGGGCGGTGTGGTCCATTGCTCTTTCACCAGACCAG CGTGGCGTTGTGACAGGAGGTGCTGATAAATGTGTCAAGTTCTGGGAGTTTGAGCTTGTGAAGGATGAGAGCAGTATTcagaaaag GCTTTCCATGAAACATGTGCGTGTTTTGCAGCTGGATGAAGATGTTCTCTGTGTGCGATACAGCCCCAACCAGAAACTTCTGGCTGTCTCTTTACTGGATTGCACTGTGAAGATTTTCTACGTTGACACACTCAAG tttttcctctctctaTATGGACACAAGCTGCCAGTGCTGTGTATGGACATCTCCTAT GATGGGACTCTAATTGCAACCGGCTCTGCTGACAGGAATGTGAAGATTTGGGGCTTGGATTTTGGGGATTGTCATCGCTCTCTCTTTGCCCATGATGACAG tgTGATGTATCTGCAGTTTGTGGCGAAATCCCATCTGTTCTTCACAGCTGGGAAGGACAGCAAGATTAAGCAGTGGGATGCAGATAAATTTGAACACATCCAGACACTGGAG ggacatcaccaggagGTATGGTGTTTGGCACTGAGTCCCAATGGAGACTACGTAGTGTCAGCATCCCATGACAAGTCCCTGCGCCTCTGGGAAAGGACAAGGGAGCCACTTATTTtggaagaggagagggagatg caaagagaagcagaatATGAAGACAGCGTGGCAAAGGAAGAGCAGCCTGTG GTGGCTGGAGAGACGCAAGGAGAGACAGGGCTGGCAGGAAAGAAGACTATTGAAACCATCAAAGCG GCTGAGCAGATCATGGAAGCTATCGAGCTGTATAGAGAAGAGATGGCAAAATTGAAGGAACACAAGGCCATATgcaaagctgcaggaaaagag GTTCCCTATCCTGTCAATCCCATCCTCCGTGCCTATGGAAACGTTACA CCTTCTGCATATGTGCTAGAAGTTTTCAAGAAGGTCAAGTCGAG TGAGCTGGAAGAGTCTCTCCTGGTGCTGCCCTTCTCCTACGTCCCTGACCTGCTCAAACTCTTCAATGAATATATTCACCTGGGTTCAGATATTGAACTCCTGTGCCGAGCTCTCCTCTTCCTGCTCAA GATACATTTTGGGCAGATCACAAGCAACCATATGCTGGTGACAGTGAtagaaaatctgaagaaaaccACCATCTCCAGAGTCAGTGAGGCCCGG GATGTCCTGGGATTCAACATGGCAGGGCTCCAGTACCTGAAGAGGGAAATCGAGGCCAAGGATGATGTGACATTTTTTGCTGATGCTACTGACCGTTTTgaggagaagaagaggaagaggaagaagaaagagaagatgatCCTTGCAGTGCTCTAG